The Myotis daubentonii chromosome 9, mMyoDau2.1, whole genome shotgun sequence genome has a segment encoding these proteins:
- the TLCD5 gene encoding TLC domain-containing protein 5 — translation MALALCLQVLGSLGGWLSLYISCCHMNKHRSYEWSCRLVTLTHGVLAIGLSAYIGFIDGPWPFTYPGSPNTPLQVRVLCLTLGYFLFDLGWCIYFQSEGALMLAHHTLSILGITMALVLGESGTEVNAVLFGSEITNPLLQLRWFLRETGHYHSFAGDVADVLFVALFTGVRIGLGARLLFCEMVSPKPRWFMKAGGIAMYAVSWCFMLSIWRFAWRKSIKKYHAWRGRRGEEPQRAPPGYLQAH, via the exons ATGGCATTAGCCCTGTGTCTGCAGGTGCTGGGCAGCCTGGGAGGCTGGCTCTCCCTCTACATTTCTTGCTGCCACATGAATAAGCACCGAAGCTACGAATGGAGCTGCCGGCTGGTCACACTCACCCATGGAGTCCTTGCGATAGGTCTCTCAGCGTACATTGGCTTCATTGATGGCCCCTGGCCTTTCACCTACCCAG GCTCACCCAATACACCTCTGCAAGTGCGCGTCCTGTGCCTCACCCTGGGGTACTTCCTCTTCGACTTGGGCTGGTGCATCTACTTCCAGTCTGAGGGTGCCCTGATGCTGGCACACCACACTCTGAGCATCCTGGGCATCACCAtggccctggtgctgggagaGTCGGGGACAGAGGTCAATGCAGTCCTCTTTGGAAGTGAGATTACCAACCCCTTGCTGCAGCTGCGCTGGTTTCTCCGAGAAACAGGGCACTACCACAGCTTCGCGGGCGATGTGGCGGACGTCCTCTTTGTGGCCCTGTTCACCGGGGTGCGGATCGGCTTAGGAGCTCGCCTCCTTTTCTGTGAAATGGTCTCACCCAAGCCCAGGTGGTTTATGAAGGCGGGGGGCATAGCCATGTATGCTGTGTCCTGGTGTTTCATGTTAAGCATCTGGCGCTTTGCCTGGAGGAAAAGCATCAAGAAGTACCATGCCTGGAGAGGCAGGCGGGGCGAGGAGCCGCAGCGGGCACCTCCTGGGTATCTCCAGGCGCACTAG